ATTCGACGATGTACCGGTTTTAAACCATCGCGCACATCAGGTAAAGCACGCGCGACGATAACACTCATTGAATACTCAAGAAATGATTGTTGCATTTCTCGAGCCATCTCAGAAGGCTCAATGTTGCCAATTTCGTTTTCTTCTATTTCAATTTCAGCCTGAGCTTTGTTTTCGTTTTTCTTTTTATTATCTTCGGTCATTCTTTATCCTTAAATGTCGAGGTAACGAGCTTCTTTTGCATGTTCTTGAATGAAGCGCTTGCGAGGTTCAACCTGATCTCCCATGAGTTCACTCACAACGCGCTCAGCTGTAGCTGCATCTTCAATCGTTACTTGCAAAAGCGTGCGAGTCTCAGGCTCCATTGTTGTTTCCCAAAGCTGGTCAGGGTCCATTTCGCCCAAACCTTTGTAACGCTGAATGTCAAATTTCTCAGCATTTTCATTTGAAGTTGTGAACTCTTTTAGATCTTCATCTTTAAAGAAATAACGTTCAATCTTCGGATTGCGAGAATTGCGTTTCTTGATTCCATATAGAGGTGGTTGAGCAACATAAACATATCCACGAGTAATGAGCTCTGGCATATATCTAAAGAAAAAAGTCAAGAGCAGAATGCGAATGTGAGCACCGTCGACATCAGCATCGGTCATGATAATAATCCGATGGTAACGTGCTTTGTCGGCATCAAAATCATCGCCGATGTTTGTTCCAATAGCAGTTATTAAACTAGAAATTGTGTCAGATGAAAGAGCCCTGTGTAAACCAGCTTTTTCTACATTTAAAATCTTTCCACGCAAAGGCAAAATCGCCTGATATTTCCTGTTTCTCGCTTGTTTTGCTGAACCGCCAGCTGAATCGCCCTCTACAATAAATATTTCAGAAAGCGCAGCGTCTTTTGAGGAGCAATCAGCCAATTTTCCTGGCAAAGAGAAAGATTCCAGAACACCTTTTCGTCTTGTCGCTTCTCTAGCTTTTCTTGCAGCTTCACGTGCTTTGAGGGCTTGAGATGCTTTCCCAACAATTGCTTTTGCAGCGCTGGGGTTTTCTTCCAAAAACTCTTCGAAACTTTTTCCCATTGCATCGTTTACAAGGGTTCTCATTTCGGTGTTGCCAAGCTTTGTTTTAGTTTGTCCTTCGAACTGAGGTTCATGTAACTTAACAGAAATTACTGCTGCCAAACCTTCACGGGCATCGTCACCAGTTAAATTTGGATCTTTTTCCTTAAGAAGATTTTTTGAACGAGCATATTTGTTCAAAACACGAGTCAGCGCAGTTTTGAAACCTTCGAGATGCGTTCCACCCTCAGTCGTATTAATGTTATTTGCAAACGACATGATTGTGCTTGTGTAGGAGCTGCTCCACTGCATTGAAATTTCAACTTCACCAGTGTCACTTTTGGCATCGAAATAAATTGGTTCATTAATTGTTTCTTTTCCAGCATTTAAGAAATGTACAAAATCGACAATTCCTCCTTCTGCTTGAAAAGTTTCTGTTCTTGGATTGCCTTTTTCATCTAAATCTCTTTTGTCATGAAGAATGAGTTTTAATCCACGGTTTAAATAGGACATTTCGCGGAACCTATTTGCAAGTGTTGAGAAGTTAAATTCTGTTGTTTCCTTGAATATTTCAGGGTCTGGCCAAAAAGTAACAGTGGTTCCTGTTCCTTCTGCCTTACCAACAACTTTTAAAGGCTCAACAGTTTTGCCATGATCAAAAGCTATTTGATATTCCTTGCCGTCACGCTTGACATTTACTTGAGTGCGAGTTGAAAGGGCATTTACAACTGAAACGCCAACGCCATGAAGTCCACCTGAAACCTTATACCCTTCTCCTCCAAACTTACCACCTGCATGAAGAATAGTTAAAACTACCTCAACAGTTGGAATGCCCTCTTTAGGATGGATAGCGACAGGAATTCCACGACCATTATCAATGCATGTTATTGAATTATCTTCATTTATAGAGACATCGATTTCTGTACAATATCCTGCAAGCGCTTCGTCAACCGAATTATCAACAACCTCATAAACAAGATGATGAAGCCCTCGAGGACCAGTTGATCCAATATACATACCAGGACGTTGTCTAACAGGTTCTAATCCTTCTAAAACCTGAATGTCCTCAGCACCATAGTGCGAAGTATCGGCCATTTATCCTCCTTAGATGGGGTTTAAAAAATGAATTACATTTAACATCTGCTGTGAAAATGAAACTTAGACACATCATATGCAGTCATTATTTTAGCATTTAAAAGTCAAATATAGCATGAAAACACACGAGACAACGCGATATAAGACGTTTTAAGCACTGTTTATTGTATTTTTTGACTTATTGTTAGGTTGAGGTTAATTTACAATGTTATTTAGGCTGAATAACAGGCATAACAAGATACAAAAATTTGTTCTTTAACATGTTTCCATCGTTTTCAACAACACTCTCAAAATTTAAATTAGACCTATTTTCAACACAAGGAGCAATGTGAGCAGGTTGTT
This portion of the Phoenicibacter congonensis genome encodes:
- the gyrB gene encoding DNA topoisomerase (ATP-hydrolyzing) subunit B — translated: MADTSHYGAEDIQVLEGLEPVRQRPGMYIGSTGPRGLHHLVYEVVDNSVDEALAGYCTEIDVSINEDNSITCIDNGRGIPVAIHPKEGIPTVEVVLTILHAGGKFGGEGYKVSGGLHGVGVSVVNALSTRTQVNVKRDGKEYQIAFDHGKTVEPLKVVGKAEGTGTTVTFWPDPEIFKETTEFNFSTLANRFREMSYLNRGLKLILHDKRDLDEKGNPRTETFQAEGGIVDFVHFLNAGKETINEPIYFDAKSDTGEVEISMQWSSSYTSTIMSFANNINTTEGGTHLEGFKTALTRVLNKYARSKNLLKEKDPNLTGDDAREGLAAVISVKLHEPQFEGQTKTKLGNTEMRTLVNDAMGKSFEEFLEENPSAAKAIVGKASQALKAREAARKAREATRRKGVLESFSLPGKLADCSSKDAALSEIFIVEGDSAGGSAKQARNRKYQAILPLRGKILNVEKAGLHRALSSDTISSLITAIGTNIGDDFDADKARYHRIIIMTDADVDGAHIRILLLTFFFRYMPELITRGYVYVAQPPLYGIKKRNSRNPKIERYFFKDEDLKEFTTSNENAEKFDIQRYKGLGEMDPDQLWETTMEPETRTLLQVTIEDAATAERVVSELMGDQVEPRKRFIQEHAKEARYLDI